From Chlorogloeopsis sp. ULAP01, a single genomic window includes:
- a CDS encoding FAD-binding protein has protein sequence MTANQEEKELLTAYSDTELQLTADVLVIGGGPAAVWAAWAAAVQGVKVIIVDKGFLGTSGAAAASGNGIMAPSPENWDKVLSERYRLGNNLANLRWIERVIEKTWLSLPLVEDWGYRFPKENGESVRQSYYGPEYMRVLRKNLLRIGVQILDQSPALELLLADDGSVAGVRGVQRQKHRTYIVRAGAVVLANGGCAFLSKALGCNTNTGDGLLMAVEAGGELSSMEASNHYAISTAFNATVTRGVPFGWASYTDEAGKELGGYINGRRDPAFLPNALLKGPVYARLDRATPEVKAVIEKSHFIAFLPYKKASIDPYTERVPVTLVLEGTVRGTGGIRIVNDSCGTKVPGLYAAGDAASREFLAGLASGGGGPNAAWAISTGQWAGEGAAMFAKSLGAYAHERVVHPAGQAGLRSPMAGRSPSQSPNSETFDSDAIVRGVQAEMFPLEKNYLRCEQRLLDSLVKLETLWQQVQGNPKQDTVRDLEFSRRAAVLVAVARWAYFSALHRTETRSEHIRIDYPETDPNQLYYQATGGLDQLWVRRDWIRDGIATPPLLTTQTKVSVS, from the coding sequence TTGACTGCCAATCAGGAGGAAAAGGAATTGCTTACAGCCTATAGTGACACTGAACTACAATTAACTGCTGACGTGCTGGTAATTGGTGGTGGCCCTGCCGCCGTATGGGCAGCATGGGCAGCCGCAGTCCAAGGTGTTAAAGTCATCATTGTTGATAAAGGTTTTCTGGGTACAAGCGGTGCTGCTGCTGCCAGTGGAAATGGCATCATGGCACCTTCTCCAGAGAATTGGGATAAAGTTTTATCGGAGCGTTATCGCTTAGGAAATAATCTCGCTAACTTACGTTGGATCGAGCGAGTAATTGAAAAAACTTGGCTGAGTTTGCCTCTAGTAGAAGATTGGGGCTATCGTTTCCCCAAAGAAAATGGGGAATCTGTACGTCAGAGTTATTATGGCCCGGAATATATGCGGGTACTTCGCAAAAACCTCTTGCGTATTGGTGTGCAAATTCTCGACCAAAGCCCGGCTCTAGAGTTGTTATTAGCTGATGACGGCTCAGTGGCAGGAGTCAGAGGCGTGCAGCGGCAAAAGCATCGTACCTATATCGTTCGTGCTGGTGCAGTAGTCCTAGCTAATGGTGGTTGTGCATTCTTGAGTAAAGCCTTAGGTTGCAATACCAATACAGGTGATGGACTGCTGATGGCAGTAGAAGCAGGCGGCGAACTCTCCAGTATGGAAGCATCTAATCACTATGCTATCTCGACCGCTTTTAATGCCACAGTCACAAGGGGTGTTCCCTTTGGCTGGGCTAGTTACACTGATGAAGCAGGTAAGGAGCTTGGCGGGTATATCAATGGTCGTCGCGATCCCGCGTTTCTCCCCAATGCCCTCCTGAAAGGCCCCGTTTATGCTCGTTTGGATCGAGCCACACCGGAAGTTAAGGCAGTGATTGAAAAGTCTCATTTCATCGCCTTTCTACCCTATAAAAAAGCTAGCATTGACCCTTATACAGAACGAGTACCTGTAACACTGGTTTTAGAAGGTACAGTCCGTGGTACAGGTGGAATTCGGATTGTGAATGATAGTTGCGGTACAAAGGTTCCTGGACTCTACGCCGCCGGTGATGCAGCATCGCGGGAATTTTTAGCCGGTTTAGCTTCTGGGGGTGGTGGCCCTAATGCCGCCTGGGCAATCTCCACAGGACAATGGGCAGGGGAAGGGGCGGCTATGTTTGCGAAGAGTCTGGGCGCTTATGCCCATGAACGGGTTGTGCATCCAGCAGGTCAAGCCGGATTGCGATCGCCTATGGCGGGGCGTAGCCCATCGCAGTCCCCCAATTCCGAAACATTCGATAGCGATGCTATTGTGCGCGGTGTCCAAGCCGAGATGTTCCCGTTAGAGAAGAATTACTTGCGCTGTGAACAGAGACTTCTGGATTCCCTCGTCAAATTAGAAACGCTGTGGCAGCAAGTACAAGGGAACCCGAAACAAGATACAGTGCGCGATTTGGAATTTTCTCGCCGAGCGGCAGTTCTTGTAGCTGTAGCACGATGGGCATATTTTAGCGCTTTACATCGCACGGAAACTCGCAGCGAACATATTCGCATAGACTATCCCGAAACCGATCCAAATCAGCTTTATTACCAAGCCACAGGCGGCTTAGATCAGCTATGGGTGAGGCGTGATTGGATTAGAGATGGGATTGCTACACCACCATTATTAACAACTCAAACCAAAGTCTCAGTATCATGA
- a CDS encoding class I SAM-dependent methyltransferase, whose amino-acid sequence MSYAPSDHWNEFFSKCKDAGTDLDWGTQWTKFHLPFLKSANIKTMLDLGCGTGNDVLRLVQQGFTVIGLDFSDEAVRQAREKAEKLGLNTQFVVADMAKGLPFDSAIFDAVMSNVAIHMFSDQITRELFKEIRRIIRPKGLFVFHINSIEDALVRAERHPPLREIEPNYFLERHEQTMHFFSQEYLLDLLSGWKDIELKHYEILDRQTGKLFKRVWWGKAVQPD is encoded by the coding sequence ATGTCTTACGCACCATCCGATCACTGGAACGAATTCTTCTCTAAATGTAAGGATGCTGGCACTGATTTAGATTGGGGAACTCAATGGACGAAGTTTCACCTTCCGTTTCTCAAGTCCGCCAACATTAAAACTATGCTTGACCTTGGTTGTGGGACAGGAAACGACGTTTTACGTCTTGTACAACAAGGTTTTACAGTAATTGGTCTAGATTTTTCAGATGAGGCAGTGCGACAAGCACGCGAGAAAGCAGAAAAGCTAGGACTAAACACACAGTTTGTAGTAGCGGACATGGCAAAAGGTTTGCCTTTTGATAGTGCAATTTTTGATGCTGTGATGTCCAATGTTGCTATCCATATGTTTTCAGATCAGATCACACGCGAGTTGTTCAAAGAAATTCGCCGAATAATACGCCCTAAAGGATTGTTTGTTTTCCATATTAATTCTATAGAAGATGCTTTGGTTCGAGCAGAACGCCACCCACCCTTGCGCGAAATAGAGCCAAATTACTTTCTAGAACGTCATGAACAAACTATGCATTTTTTCTCTCAAGAATATTTGCTAGACCTGTTATCTGGCTGGAAAGATATAGAACTAAAACATTACGAAATATTGGATAGGCAAACAGGCAAGCTGTTTAAACGAGTTTGGTGGGGTAAGGCAGTACAGCCTGACTGA
- a CDS encoding dienelactone hydrolase family protein, with protein MSIERRSSLFPYLLSRVSEDTKKPAPLVLFLHGARDRGNDLNVLLKWGLPRFVNESSSLPYFFAAPQLPEGQTWVEREADVIALLDNLIVSQSIDPARVILSGFSLGTAGAWHIAASNPGRFAGLVAVSGRVPTSLEEPQLAALKEIPIQIFQGAKDEKLAIEDTQQIVDTLRAAGGTTDFTVLPEGDHFIADEVYTDPKLQQWLISQSRRTSVAV; from the coding sequence ATGTCTATCGAACGCCGCTCTAGTTTATTCCCTTATTTATTATCCCGCGTCTCTGAAGATACCAAAAAACCCGCACCCCTCGTGTTGTTTTTGCATGGGGCCCGCGATCGTGGTAATGATTTAAATGTGCTGCTAAAATGGGGTCTACCTCGTTTTGTGAATGAATCAAGTTCCTTACCTTATTTCTTTGCAGCGCCCCAACTTCCTGAAGGACAAACTTGGGTAGAACGTGAAGCAGATGTGATTGCTTTGTTGGATAATCTGATCGTTTCTCAATCCATTGATCCTGCCCGTGTCATCTTATCAGGATTCAGTTTAGGTACAGCTGGGGCTTGGCACATTGCTGCTTCTAATCCTGGGCGCTTCGCTGGTTTGGTAGCGGTGTCTGGTCGCGTACCAACCTCGTTAGAAGAACCCCAATTAGCTGCACTTAAGGAAATTCCCATTCAGATATTCCAAGGAGCAAAAGACGAAAAACTGGCTATTGAAGATACACAGCAGATTGTCGATACTTTGCGAGCAGCCGGTGGTACAACAGATTTTACTGTATTACCTGAAGGGGATCATTTTATTGCCGATGAAGTTTACACCGATCCGAAATTGCAACAATGGCTGATTTCACAAAGCCGTCGCACTTCTGTAGCTGTCTGA
- a CDS encoding HAD-IA family hydrolase: MKHLCVIFDLDGTLVDSERLCNQAFIDLLPFINYSVESLIRRYRGRKLALIFADIEMRFGEKLPIDFEATYRQRVDELFEFYLQPITGVSEMLKTLEYPFCVASSAPIAKIRKALNVTTLSHYFGDRLFSSYDIGSWKPDPGLFLYAANKMGFSLEYCVVIEDSDVGIEAARTAGMYALKYSSEEEAEEKNNVFSNMKFLPKLLNKIYVMKCDRS; the protein is encoded by the coding sequence ATGAAGCATCTTTGTGTCATTTTTGATTTGGATGGAACATTAGTTGACAGTGAGAGGCTTTGTAACCAAGCATTTATCGATCTGCTACCTTTTATCAACTACTCAGTTGAAAGTTTGATTCGTCGATATCGTGGCAGAAAATTGGCTTTAATCTTCGCTGACATAGAGATGAGGTTTGGCGAAAAGCTGCCCATAGATTTTGAGGCAACATATCGTCAGAGAGTAGATGAGTTATTTGAATTTTACTTGCAGCCAATCACAGGCGTTTCAGAGATGCTAAAAACCCTGGAATATCCATTTTGTGTTGCCTCAAGTGCGCCGATAGCAAAAATTCGCAAGGCTCTAAATGTAACCACTCTGTCGCATTACTTTGGCGATCGCTTGTTTAGTTCTTATGATATTGGCTCGTGGAAACCCGATCCAGGTTTATTTTTATATGCAGCAAATAAAATGGGATTTTCGCTCGAATATTGTGTTGTGATTGAGGATAGCGATGTTGGAATTGAAGCAGCACGCACAGCAGGAATGTATGCTTTGAAATATTCTAGTGAGGAAGAAGCAGAGGAAAAAAACAATGTATTTTCTAATATGAAATTCCTTCCAAAATTACTTAACAAGATTTACGTGATGAAATGCGATCGCTCTTAA
- a CDS encoding ABC transporter ATP-binding protein: MIRRDRRSLIKSPRSSQSFQRAADAPKLPATSFRFICYFVNQFRWWYIAIVILEVMHATCGIMLPYAIGEIIRNVTQSTGDSKPTLDAITQPLMLFTALSVGEVVFGRSSGLLLTILHPIHRQHIIRSLYAYLQQHSHRYLSSSFAGALAQRISEAALGVTQTMQMLISEFMSVIIVYIVATVLLYRTYPPLALLVGVWAVLFISISFWLATRCRIYSRKAAAARSETAGIIVDAVTNLTSSRLFARLGFERRYLNERLRRELKEVRKSNWYSERIRWFQFISAAILKIGTLYYSLSLWSQGVIAAADFVVATSLSLLIISEARNLSRRFLEIFEHIGNIANGVYTIVQPHELIDRDSAIAHPISKGRIEFRQVNFNYSSEKKVFQNLSVTIQPGQRVGLVGFSGSGKSTFVNLILRLFDPQSGQILIDGVDIRDMTQDALHAQISLIPQDPSLFHRTLLENIRYGRLEATDEEVMEAARKAYAHDFIAQMKEGYHSLVGERGVKLSGGQRQRIAIARVILKDAPILILDEATSSLDSITEKAIQDTLDLIMHGKTVIVVAHRLSTIAHLDRILVFDQGRIVEDDTHAKLLAKGGAYYRLWKMQAGGFLPQEAVQSGKV, encoded by the coding sequence GTGATACGACGCGATCGCCGTTCTTTAATCAAAAGCCCTCGTTCATCTCAATCGTTCCAACGTGCTGCGGATGCACCCAAGCTACCAGCGACTTCATTCAGGTTTATTTGCTATTTTGTCAATCAATTTCGTTGGTGGTATATAGCAATTGTGATTTTGGAGGTGATGCACGCGACTTGTGGCATTATGTTGCCCTATGCCATTGGCGAAATTATCCGCAACGTGACACAATCGACGGGTGATAGCAAGCCCACTCTTGATGCTATTACCCAACCCTTGATGCTGTTTACCGCCTTGAGTGTGGGTGAAGTGGTATTTGGGCGATCCTCAGGACTGTTGTTGACTATTCTCCATCCTATCCACCGACAGCATATCATTCGCTCCCTATATGCCTACTTACAACAACATTCCCATCGCTACTTGAGTAGTAGTTTTGCTGGAGCTTTGGCACAGCGCATCAGCGAAGCCGCTTTGGGTGTTACCCAGACGATGCAAATGCTGATTTCTGAATTTATGTCAGTAATCATCGTCTATATAGTCGCTACAGTTTTACTGTATCGTACCTATCCGCCTCTAGCCTTGCTTGTGGGAGTATGGGCAGTTCTGTTTATCAGTATTTCCTTCTGGCTAGCAACTCGCTGTCGAATTTATTCCCGCAAAGCCGCAGCAGCCAGAAGTGAAACAGCTGGCATCATCGTAGATGCAGTCACAAATCTTACTAGTAGTCGGCTGTTTGCGCGTCTGGGTTTTGAACGACGGTATTTAAATGAGCGATTAAGGCGCGAACTCAAGGAAGTGAGAAAGTCTAACTGGTACTCGGAGCGAATTCGCTGGTTTCAGTTTATCTCGGCAGCAATTTTGAAAATAGGTACTCTTTATTACTCGCTTTCTCTGTGGAGTCAAGGAGTGATCGCTGCTGCTGACTTTGTGGTAGCAACTAGTTTATCGTTATTAATTATCAGTGAAGCACGGAATTTAAGTAGACGGTTTCTAGAAATATTTGAACACATCGGTAATATTGCCAATGGAGTTTACACTATTGTTCAACCCCACGAGTTAATTGATCGAGATAGCGCGATCGCTCACCCAATCAGTAAAGGCAGAATTGAATTTCGGCAAGTAAATTTTAATTATTCTTCTGAGAAAAAAGTCTTTCAAAATCTTTCTGTTACCATCCAACCAGGCCAGCGCGTCGGATTAGTAGGCTTTTCTGGTTCTGGAAAATCTACTTTTGTCAATTTGATTTTGCGTCTGTTCGATCCCCAATCCGGACAGATTCTCATTGATGGGGTGGATATTCGAGACATGACTCAAGATGCCCTCCACGCCCAGATCAGCTTGATTCCCCAAGATCCATCTTTATTCCATCGCACGTTACTGGAAAATATTCGTTATGGACGACTGGAAGCAACCGATGAGGAAGTGATGGAAGCAGCACGCAAAGCCTATGCTCACGATTTTATTGCGCAGATGAAGGAGGGTTATCATTCTTTAGTGGGTGAACGTGGGGTTAAACTCTCTGGAGGACAGCGACAACGCATTGCGATCGCGCGGGTAATCCTCAAAGACGCACCAATCCTGATCTTAGACGAAGCTACCTCTAGCCTCGATTCGATCACCGAAAAAGCGATCCAAGATACCCTCGATTTAATCATGCATGGCAAAACGGTGATTGTAGTAGCTCATCGCTTATCCACTATTGCCCATCTAGACCGCATTTTGGTATTTGACCAAGGTCGCATTGTCGAAGATGATACTCACGCAAAACTATTGGCAAAGGGCGGCGCTTACTACAGGTTATGGAAAATGCAAGCAGGTGGCTTTTTGCCCCAAGAAGCCGTTCAAAGTGGCAAAGTATAA
- a CDS encoding HAD family hydrolase, producing the protein MGKNRFNLVIFDCDGVLVDSEQIVNRIFAEMLTEVGFSITYAEMTQQFTGKSLETCLEIIEQTYNKPLPKNFVERCRKREIAALQQELQPISGITEILKQITLPKCVASNSSHRHIQLVLKLTGLLHHFHGKLYSANDVLRPKPFPDVYLYAAEQMKTNPEHCAVIEDSVPGVQAGCAAGMTVFGYAQLSDRTALAAAGAKIVFNDMRQLSQLL; encoded by the coding sequence ATGGGCAAAAATCGGTTCAATCTTGTAATTTTTGATTGTGATGGAGTTTTGGTTGATAGCGAACAAATTGTGAATCGCATTTTTGCGGAAATGCTCACCGAAGTTGGTTTTTCTATTACCTATGCAGAAATGACTCAACAATTTACAGGCAAGTCCCTTGAAACCTGTTTAGAGATTATCGAGCAAACCTACAACAAACCATTGCCCAAAAACTTTGTCGAACGTTGCAGGAAACGAGAAATTGCTGCATTGCAGCAAGAATTACAGCCAATTTCGGGAATTACCGAAATATTGAAGCAAATTACATTACCAAAATGTGTGGCATCAAATAGCAGCCACCGCCATATTCAACTGGTATTGAAATTAACGGGACTTCTGCATCACTTTCATGGCAAGTTATATAGTGCTAATGATGTTTTGCGCCCCAAACCTTTTCCCGATGTGTATCTCTACGCAGCGGAGCAAATGAAGACAAATCCAGAACATTGTGCTGTGATTGAAGACTCTGTACCGGGTGTGCAAGCAGGATGCGCGGCAGGAATGACTGTTTTTGGCTATGCTCAACTTAGCGATCGCACTGCTCTTGCTGCTGCTGGAGCCAAGATTGTTTTTAACGATATGCGGCAGCTTTCTCAGCTGCTCTAG
- a CDS encoding DsbA family protein, which translates to MIEIDSYTIYHSPNAYIGITLLNRALFGTPVIVQRRPICIPKKRGIMVADLLGSKESFVKGSYHREDCIRWAEKFRIELNLITRDLFQERAKRWIASPLNREELPAHAYYAALGSGKESLLDQALFRAAWVDCMDVNEEEVIKHCISSSGLDCENILNRAFTMEITQMLNHSMNLFSKAGCPGIPTWVIEGERFWGKDRVDWLVEKVCSRLPI; encoded by the coding sequence ATGATTGAAATTGACAGCTACACAATCTATCACTCACCTAATGCGTATATTGGCATCACATTGTTAAATCGCGCTTTATTTGGGACACCCGTTATAGTTCAGCGTCGCCCAATTTGTATTCCCAAAAAACGGGGAATCATGGTTGCAGACCTATTAGGCAGTAAAGAATCTTTTGTTAAAGGATCTTATCATCGAGAAGATTGCATCCGTTGGGCAGAGAAATTTAGGATAGAACTCAACTTAATCACTCGCGATCTCTTTCAAGAGCGTGCCAAGAGATGGATTGCATCGCCATTGAATCGTGAAGAACTACCAGCCCACGCTTATTATGCAGCACTTGGATCTGGGAAAGAATCATTGTTAGACCAAGCTCTCTTTCGTGCCGCTTGGGTAGATTGCATGGATGTAAATGAGGAGGAAGTTATTAAACACTGTATATCTTCCTCTGGCTTGGATTGTGAGAATATCTTAAACCGCGCTTTCACTATGGAAATTACTCAAATGTTGAATCATTCAATGAATTTGTTTAGCAAGGCAGGCTGTCCGGGTATACCTACTTGGGTAATAGAAGGTGAGCGTTTCTGGGGTAAAGATCGTGTTGATTGGTTGGTGGAAAAGGTGTGCTCAAGACTCCCAATATAA
- a CDS encoding NAD(P)/FAD-dependent oxidoreductase has translation MTTTDPDFGAREALRLIGPDPENWVSDRPGIDHNVTIVGGSGSGSTFAFALQRAGIGRVTVIDAAEDEAHAGVWLTRARMKKLRTPKNLPGPELGIPELSFQAWYEVRHGAEAYAAIDRIPRLLWAEYLSWYRQFLGIPVRYQTELVRIEPAEGFFRLHLEVNGIPQVETTRKIIFANGVAGTGGPYIPPVLADLPRTLYAHTADAIDFDALRGKNVAVIGAAASAFDAAGVALESGAKTVHLFTRRSAIASLPVIRVRGYPGVYYNYPQLPDAARWFQAWRFRQVGSTPPPDAIERAIAFPNFHLHLSAPWKSAQEKGGRIVAQVNDDVFEFDFAIAGTGYFVDPTKRPELADFAQHIALWRDRYEPPADQRDDDLGTHPYLGNAHEYLEKVPGTALYLKDIHVFNPAGFVSFGLPIGDVPSIRRDVPIIVSRISHDLFFADWEQHEARITSENIAPDFEDSLYAAAVWKQKVPVG, from the coding sequence ATGACAACAACTGACCCCGATTTCGGCGCTCGTGAGGCACTACGCCTAATTGGTCCCGATCCGGAAAACTGGGTGAGCGATCGCCCAGGCATCGACCACAATGTCACGATCGTAGGTGGTAGCGGCAGCGGTAGTACCTTTGCATTTGCGCTACAGCGTGCCGGGATCGGCCGCGTGACAGTGATTGACGCAGCCGAGGACGAAGCTCATGCAGGCGTGTGGCTGACACGAGCGCGGATGAAAAAGCTCCGCACACCGAAGAACCTGCCCGGCCCGGAATTAGGCATCCCAGAATTGTCTTTTCAAGCATGGTACGAAGTGCGGCACGGTGCTGAGGCTTACGCAGCAATCGACCGGATTCCCCGATTGCTGTGGGCTGAGTACCTTAGCTGGTATCGGCAGTTTCTCGGCATTCCAGTTCGTTACCAGACGGAGTTGGTGCGGATTGAGCCAGCTGAAGGGTTCTTTCGTCTACACCTTGAGGTAAATGGTATTCCGCAGGTGGAGACTACACGTAAGATTATTTTCGCTAACGGTGTCGCTGGTACAGGTGGCCCATACATACCACCAGTACTAGCTGACTTACCACGCACGCTGTATGCACATACTGCTGATGCCATCGATTTTGATGCATTGCGCGGTAAAAATGTGGCGGTGATAGGTGCGGCAGCCTCAGCTTTCGATGCAGCAGGGGTAGCCCTGGAATCGGGAGCGAAGACAGTACACCTGTTCACACGGCGTTCAGCGATCGCATCTTTGCCAGTGATTCGGGTGCGGGGTTATCCTGGTGTTTACTACAACTATCCACAACTGCCTGATGCCGCTCGCTGGTTCCAGGCTTGGCGCTTTCGCCAAGTAGGCTCCACGCCACCACCCGACGCAATTGAGCGAGCGATCGCCTTCCCCAATTTCCACTTGCACCTGTCTGCACCTTGGAAATCGGCACAGGAAAAGGGAGGGCGTATTGTTGCCCAGGTGAACGATGATGTTTTCGAGTTTGATTTTGCGATCGCAGGTACTGGCTACTTCGTCGATCCAACAAAGCGCCCCGAACTAGCCGACTTTGCCCAGCACATTGCCCTGTGGCGCGATCGCTACGAGCCACCAGCAGATCAACGCGACGACGATCTAGGAACGCACCCTTACCTCGGCAACGCGCACGAATACCTAGAGAAAGTACCCGGTACTGCGCTCTACCTGAAAGACATTCACGTATTTAACCCTGCTGGTTTTGTCAGTTTCGGACTGCCAATTGGTGACGTACCCAGCATTCGCCGCGACGTGCCGATCATAGTATCTCGCATCAGCCACGACTTATTCTTCGCAGACTGGGAGCAGCACGAAGCACGCATCACCAGCGAGAACATTGCGCCCGACTTCGAGGACTCACTGTACGCAGCCGCAGTGTGGAAGCAGAAAGTACCAGTTGGTTAA
- a CDS encoding acyl-CoA dehydrogenase family protein, with protein sequence MIKSPEKLADSTIQFSAPVTAHSPELQQLFDFIALGASERDRDRILPFDVVELIRRSRLGALRIPVAEGGAGSSARELFEVVIRLGDADPNVAHIVRNHFSVTERILRSERTQRNRRWLKAVIDGAIIGLASTELEVKRSGGGQVVNTKLIPDGDGYRLNGMKYYSTGSLYADLIFVRVLTPDDATAFILIPTNREGIELVDDWDGFGQRLTGTGTTTFTNVHVEADEVILDTDTDKDNLPYNIVPQLFLTAINAGIIRSVLRDAINLVHKRPRTFYHAVAEQAADDPLLQQTIGQISANAFAAEAIVLAAANALDRLPAAKAQGEEAETAAALGASLSAAKAKLVVDELALRSATLLFEVGGASTTKKSSNLDRHWRNARTLASHNPSHFKARAIGDYEINGTPLPMRGFF encoded by the coding sequence ATGATTAAGAGTCCAGAAAAACTTGCAGATTCGACAATCCAGTTTTCGGCTCCGGTCACAGCCCACTCGCCAGAACTCCAACAGCTTTTTGATTTTATCGCTCTGGGGGCTTCTGAGCGCGATCGCGATCGCATCCTGCCTTTTGATGTGGTTGAATTGATCCGGCGTTCGAGGTTGGGTGCATTGCGAATCCCTGTTGCCGAAGGTGGTGCTGGTAGTTCAGCGCGGGAACTGTTCGAGGTCGTGATTCGGCTGGGGGATGCCGATCCAAATGTTGCTCACATTGTACGGAATCATTTCTCAGTTACGGAGAGAATTTTGCGTTCAGAACGCACCCAAAGGAATCGTCGATGGCTCAAGGCTGTTATCGATGGCGCGATTATTGGACTTGCTTCGACCGAACTAGAAGTCAAGCGATCTGGTGGCGGTCAAGTTGTGAATACAAAATTGATACCCGATGGCGACGGCTATCGTCTGAATGGGATGAAGTATTACAGCACTGGTAGCCTTTATGCAGACCTAATCTTCGTGCGTGTGTTAACACCCGATGACGCTACAGCCTTCATACTCATTCCTACCAACCGCGAGGGGATTGAGCTTGTAGACGACTGGGACGGCTTCGGGCAAAGGTTGACAGGTACGGGAACGACTACATTCACCAACGTCCATGTCGAGGCAGATGAAGTAATTCTTGATACAGACACAGATAAAGATAACCTACCCTATAACATTGTGCCGCAATTGTTCCTGACTGCGATTAACGCTGGTATTATTCGCAGCGTGCTGCGCGATGCGATAAACCTCGTCCACAAACGTCCCAGAACCTTCTATCATGCTGTAGCCGAGCAAGCAGCAGATGACCCCCTCTTGCAGCAAACCATTGGTCAAATTTCCGCCAATGCCTTTGCTGCCGAAGCGATCGTCCTAGCCGCCGCCAATGCTCTTGATCGCCTCCCGGCTGCCAAAGCTCAGGGTGAAGAGGCGGAGACAGCAGCAGCACTAGGAGCTTCTTTGAGTGCAGCCAAAGCGAAACTGGTTGTTGATGAGTTGGCACTACGTTCAGCTACCCTACTATTTGAAGTCGGTGGGGCTTCCACAACTAAAAAAAGCTCCAACTTGGATCGTCATTGGCGAAACGCTCGCACCTTGGCATCACACAACCCAAGTCACTTCAAAGCTCGTGCGATCGGGGACTACGAAATCAACGGCACACCACTGCCGATGAGAGGATTTTTCTAA
- a CDS encoding 4Fe-4S binding protein translates to MIELVSHKLCINCNVCVQVCPTNVFDAVPNQPPAIARQEDCQTCFMCEAYCPADALYVAPQSHTNVAVNEDDLIESGIMGEYRRILGWGYGRKNNSELDTAHKLRQLPRPYQS, encoded by the coding sequence ATGATTGAGCTTGTCAGCCATAAACTCTGTATTAATTGTAATGTTTGCGTCCAAGTATGCCCTACTAATGTCTTTGATGCAGTTCCCAACCAACCACCTGCGATCGCGAGACAAGAAGACTGTCAAACTTGTTTCATGTGTGAAGCATATTGCCCTGCGGATGCGCTTTATGTTGCGCCCCAATCTCATACCAATGTTGCAGTCAACGAGGATGATCTAATTGAAAGTGGCATTATGGGTGAATATCGTCGCATCTTGGGTTGGGGATATGGCAGAAAAAACAATAGTGAATTGGATACTGCTCATAAATTACGCCAATTGCCGCGCCCTTACCAAAGTTAA